The following are from one region of the Verrucomicrobiaceae bacterium genome:
- a CDS encoding isoprenyl transferase, producing MSRTHAEELKIPRHIAMIMDGNGRWAKKRDLPRTEGHRVGAQVVRKVTEACGELGVEFLTLYAFSSENWKRPKREVDALMKLLVLFLSTELPVMLEQNIRLQAIGRLHALPQFCQDELHRCISATAQNTGLTLILALSYGGREEIVDGVKSLIESVEKGHLDKAMIDTEVFSKHLYTRYYPDPDLMIRTSGEMRLSNFLLWQLSYTEFVITEKLWPDFDKEALMDAIRIYNNRERRFGGV from the coding sequence ATGAGCCGTACGCACGCCGAAGAACTCAAAATCCCCCGCCACATCGCCATGATCATGGATGGCAATGGTCGCTGGGCAAAAAAACGCGACCTCCCACGCACGGAGGGCCACCGCGTCGGTGCCCAGGTCGTGCGCAAGGTCACAGAGGCCTGCGGCGAGCTCGGCGTGGAGTTCCTCACCCTCTACGCCTTTTCCTCAGAGAACTGGAAGCGCCCAAAACGTGAAGTGGATGCCCTCATGAAGCTCTTGGTGCTTTTTTTGAGCACCGAGCTGCCCGTCATGCTGGAGCAAAACATCCGCCTCCAGGCCATCGGTCGCCTGCATGCGCTGCCGCAGTTTTGCCAGGATGAGCTGCACCGCTGCATCTCTGCCACAGCGCAGAATACCGGCCTCACGCTCATCCTCGCCCTCAGCTACGGCGGCCGGGAAGAGATCGTCGATGGCGTGAAGAGCCTCATAGAGTCCGTGGAGAAAGGCCACCTCGATAAGGCCATGATCGACACCGAGGTCTTTTCCAAGCATCTCTACACCCGCTATTACCCTGACCCCGATCTCATGATCCGCACCAGCGGTGAGATGCGCCTCTCGAACTTCCTCCTCTGGCAGCTCAGTTACACGGAATTCGTCATCACGGAAAAACTCTGGCCCGATTTCGATAAAGAAGCCCTCATGGATGCCATCCGCATCTACAACAACCGCGAGCGCCGCTTCGGTGGCGTGTGA